From the Primulina tabacum isolate GXHZ01 chromosome 3, ASM2559414v2, whole genome shotgun sequence genome, one window contains:
- the LOC142539176 gene encoding ethylene-responsive transcription factor ERN1-like, with product MELQFQNTVNNGHSSYRSRNVQGNNGNKFVGVRQRPSGKWVAEIKNTTQKIRMWLGTFDTAEEAARAYDEAAYLLRGSNTRTNFLTNIPCNPALSMKIRNLVNQKRSQNKAKPTGLPSSSNIAIGKCKKQETIVSNVSASTCAKNGVTTSNPTAFEDAYKPDLSCFLPQDFSTCTRDHSSFVMDFDKFILEQECSDIPGRVGEVVNDARFQDFEWMKVEQHISASLCAVNGISEYWENFNDCSDPLWDINSLCKMFSPS from the coding sequence ATGGAACTTCAGTTTCAGAACACTGTTAACAACGGACATAGCTCATATAGATCAAGAAATGTTCAAGGCAACAATGGAAACAAGTTCGTTGGTGTGAGACAAAGGCCTTCTGGAAAATGGGTAGCCGAAATCAAGAACACGACTCAGAAGATTAGAATGTGGCTTGGCACGTTCGATACGGCTGAAGAGGCTGCTCGGGCCTATGATGAAGCAGCGTATCTCCTTCGTGGATCAAACACGCGTACCAATTTTTTGACCAACATCCCTTGTAACCCGGCTCTCTCAATGAAAATCCGAAACCTTGTCAACCAAAAAAGAAGCCAGAACAAGGCCAAACCTACTGGTCTTCCCTCTTCAAGTAACATAGCCATAGGGAAATGCAAAAAACAAGAAACTATTGTATCTAATGTTTCAGCTAGTACTTGTGCCAAAAATGGTGTTACTACCTCGAATCCCACCGCATTTGAGGACGCGTATAAGCCAGACTTGAGCTGTTTTTTGCCTCAAGATTTCAGTACGTGTACTAGAGATCATTCATCTTTTGTCATGGATTTCGACAAGTTTATTCTTGAACAAGAATGTTCTGATATTCCGGGAAGAGTTGGTGAGGTGGTGAATGATGCACGGTTCCAAGATTTCGAATGGATGAAAGTCGAACAACATATATCGGCATCGCTGTGTGCAGTGAATGGGATCAGTGAATACTGGGAAAATTTCAATGATTGCAGTGATCCTTTGTGGGATATTAATAGTCTGTGCAAAATGTTTTCTCCTAGTTAA
- the LOC142538218 gene encoding 4-hydroxy-3-methylbut-2-en-1-yl diphosphate synthase (ferredoxin), chloroplastic-like, producing MAAGAVSSSFSGLKSRDHHGLGFAKNSSFVRVSEVQRVKFRQTKVPVIKNSTTPGSKTVELEPASEGSPLLVPRQKYCESVHKTIRRKTRTVMVGNVALGSEHPIRIQTMTTTDTKNVAATVEQVMRIADQGADIVRITVQGKKEADSCFEIKNSLVQKNYNIPLVADIHFAPPVAIRVAECFDKIRVNPGNFADRRAQFEKLEYTEEDYQKELEHIEQVFSKLVEKCKKYGRAMRIGTNHGSLSDRIMSYYGDSPRGMVESAFEYARICRKMDFHNFVFSMKASNPVIMVEAYRLLVAEMNVLGWDYPLHLGVTEAGEGEDGRMKSAIGIGTLLMDGLGDTIRVSLTESPEKEIDPCRRLANLGMRASKLQKGVTPFEEKHRRYFDFQRRSGQLPVQKEVDEVDYRGVLHRDGSVLMSVSLDQLKAPELLYKSLAAKLVVGMPFKDLATVDSILLRELPPLHDKDARLALKRLIDVSMGVIVPLSEQLAKPLPNAVVLVTLQELSTGAYKLLPEGTRLAVSIRGDEPQEELEILKTSDALMLLHNLPHEEENASRIHAARRLFEYLSENSLNFPVIHHIQFPKEIHRDDLVIGAGANAGALLVDGLGDGILLDAVDQDSEFLRNTSFNLLQGCRMRNTKTEYVSCPSCGRTLFDLQEISAEIREKTSHLPGVSIAIMGCIVNGPGEMADADFGYVGGAPGKIDLYVGKTVVKRGIAMGEATNALIQLIKDHGRWVDPPAEE from the exons ATGGCAGCTGGAGCTGTTTCGTCTTCATTTTCGGGTCTCAAAAGCCGGGATCATCATGGGTTGGGGTTTGCAAAAAATTCTAGTTTTGTAAGAGTTTCAGAGGTACAACGGGTTAAATTTCGCCAGACCAAGGTCCCTGTAATAAAAAACTCTACAACTCCCGGTTCAAAGACTGTTGAACTCGAGCCTGCATCTGAGGGAAGTCCACTGTTAG TTCCCAGACAGAAATACTGTGAATCTGTACATAAAACCATCAGAAGAAAAACCCGCACGGTGATGGTTGGAAATGTGGCTCTTGGAAGTGAGCATCCCATTCGGATTCAAACAATGACCACAACAGATACAAAGAATGTTGCTGCAACGGTTGAACAG GTAATGAGAATAGCAGATCAGGGAGCAGATATTGTTAGAATAACAGTTCAGGGCAAGAAAGAAGCAGACTCGTGCtttgaaattaaaaattcaCTTGTTCAGAAGAA CTACAACATCCCTCTGGTAGCAGACATTCATTTTGCCCCACCTGTTGCTATAAGAGTAGCTGAATGCTTTGATAAAATCCGTGTCAACCCCGGAAATTTTG CTGACAGGAGGGCACAATTTGAGAAGCTCGAGTACACCGAGGAAGATTACCAGAAAGAACTTGAGCATATTGAGCAG GTTTTCTCAAAATTGGTTGAAAAATGTAAAAAGTACGGTCGGGCAATGCGTATCGGAACAAACCATGGTAGCCTTTCTGATCGTATAATGAGCTATTATGGGGACTCACCCAGGGGAATG GTCGAATCTGCATTTGAGTACGCAAGGATTTGCCGGAAAATGGACTTTCATAACTTCGTATTTTCGATGAAAGCAAGTAATCCCGTGATTATGGTTGAGGCATACCGCCTTCTTGTCGCTGAAATGAACGTCCTAGGATGGGATTACCCATTACATTTAGGAGTAACTGAAGCTGGTGAGGGTGAAGATGGACGGATGAAATCTGCAATTGGCATAGGGACGCTTCTTATG GATGGTCTTGGGGATACTATCAGAGTTTCTCTTACTGAATCTCCAGAAAAGGAGATAGATCCTTGTAGAAGATTGGCTAATCTTGGTATGCGAGCATCTAAGCTTCAGAAAGGAGTG ACACCATTCGAAGAAAAGCACAGACGTTATTTTGATTTCCAAAGAAGAAGTGGTCAATTGCCAGTTCAAAAGGAG GTTGATGAGGTTGATTATAGAGGTGTACTTCATCGTGATGGCTCCGTTCTCATGTCCGTTTCCCTAGATCAGTTGAAG GCACCTGAACTTCTGTACAAGTCTCTAGCAGCAAAACTTGTGGTCGGAATGCCATTCAAG GATCTAGCTACTGTCGACTCAATATTGTTGAGAGAGCTTCCGCCTCTACATGATAAAGATGCT AGACTAGCTCTTAAACGGTTGATAGATGTTAGCATGGGAGTCATAGTTCCATTATCCGAGCAATTGGCCAAGCCTTTACCCAATGCCGTGGTCCTTGTAACGCTACAGGAATTGTCCACTGGCGCTTACAAGCTTCTTCCAGAAG GCACCCGTCTGGCGGTTTCAATTCGTGGTGATGAACCCCAGGAAGAGTTGGAAATTCTGAAAACCTCCGATGCTCTGATGCTTCTTCATAACTTACCTCACGAAGAAGAAAATGCAAGCAGAATTCATGCTGCAAGAAG GCTTTTCGAGTATCTTTCGGAGAACTCGCTCAACTTTCCTGTAATCCACCATATACAGTTTCCCAAAGAAATTCACAG GGACGATTTAGTCATTGGAGCAGGAGCCAATGCTGGAGCACTTCTGGTAGATGGACTAGGTGACGGTATCCTATTGGATGCTGTCGATCAGGACTCTGAGTTCCTGAGAAATACGTCTTTTAATTTGTTGCAAGGTTGTAGAATGCGCAATACAAAAACG GAATATGTATCATGCCCATCTTGTGGAAGAACCCTATTCGACCTTCAAGAAATAAGTGCAGAAATTAGAGAAAAAACATCACATTTACCTGGCGTTTCG ATTGCAATAATGGGTTGCATAGTGAACGGTCCCGGGGAAATGGCGGATGCAGATTTCGGATATGTTGGTGGTGCTCCTGGAAAGATCGATCTTTATGTGGGGAAG ACGGTGGTGAAACGAGGCATCGCTATGGGAGAGGCAACAAATGCATTGATCCAACTTATTAAAGATCATGGGCGATGGGTAGATCCACCTGCAGAAGAATGA
- the LOC142539177 gene encoding uncharacterized protein LOC142539177: protein MASPSFSPSQTRFLALFFSAFLLLVHPFSAAAPEYSPSPSPSPRSPAGVLSPPPGTPSPSPANSHYSPPAPPPQGPSPTPAPSPAAVEQKSPPLVPVGNGGVNHENQKNADESDDGSSGGMSGGKKAGIAIGVIGAASIVGIGAFVYKKRQQNLRRSEYGYAARREFL, encoded by the coding sequence ATGGCTTCTCCATCTTTCTCCCCAAGTCAAACCCGCTTTCTAGCCCTTTTCTTCTCTGCATTCCTCCTCCTCGTGCATCCCTTTTCCGCCGCCGCGCCGGAATATTCTCCTTCTCCTTCTCCTTCCCCTCGGTCTCCTGCAGGAGTCCTCTCACCTCCGCCGGGTACCCCTTCACCGTCTCCCGCCAACAGCCACTACTCCCCTCCCGCCCCTCCACCCCAAGGTCCCTCCCCTACCCCTGCTCCATCCCCAGCGGCAGTTGAACAGAAGTCTCCTCCGCTCGTGCCTGTGGGTAACGGCGGCGTTAACCATGAGAATCAGAAGAATGCGGATGAGTCGGACGACGGGTCCTCTGGTGGGATGAGCGGTGGGAAGAAAGCCGGTATCGCGATCGGAGTCATAGGCGCGGCGTCCATTGTTGGAATCGGAGCGTTTGTTTACAAGAAGCGACAGCAGAACCTCCGCCGCTCGGAATACGGATACGCCGCCAGGAGAGAGTTTCTGTAG